Proteins encoded by one window of Emticicia oligotrophica DSM 17448:
- a CDS encoding DinB family protein: MAEELQTTELERIKTLLNATFHGGAWHGPSVLENLKDIKPKTAGNRQKNIHTIAELVYHITTWRIFALKKIQGDAEFEIKTEKQNWGNMIEVDEFEWETLQMELTLSHDELISGLDEKDDSFLTEIVPGAEYDFYTLLHGIIHHDLYHNGQIAILKKSAPKSSKFDDFDDEYKASSYFDDEY, encoded by the coding sequence ATGGCAGAAGAATTGCAAACAACAGAACTTGAACGCATTAAGACGCTGTTAAATGCCACTTTTCATGGTGGTGCTTGGCACGGGCCTTCAGTTTTAGAAAATTTAAAAGACATTAAACCTAAAACGGCTGGTAATCGTCAAAAAAACATTCATACCATCGCAGAATTGGTTTATCACATCACTACTTGGAGAATTTTTGCATTGAAAAAAATTCAAGGGGATGCTGAATTTGAAATTAAAACTGAGAAGCAAAATTGGGGAAATATGATTGAAGTCGATGAATTTGAATGGGAAACCCTTCAAATGGAACTCACGCTCAGTCACGATGAACTCATTAGTGGTTTAGATGAAAAAGATGATAGTTTTTTAACCGAGATAGTGCCTGGTGCAGAATACGATTTCTATACCTTGCTTCACGGAATCATTCATCATGACCTTTACCATAATGGACAAATAGCCATCTTGAAAAAATCTGCTCCAAAATCAAGTAAGTTTGATGATTTTGATGATGAATATAAAGCAAGTAGCTATTTCGACGATGAATATTAA
- a CDS encoding DinB family protein produces MNNNQLEKIIDNLDTVFRGDAWHGPSVMEFLNSMPLDVVDARKSFSKHTICQIVFHLAAWRTFVFEKLNDNIRFDLVDDIENYGSDEEITKENWSNLVNNLKTAQEKLINKLIEFDDSLLNRLVPGQDYDFYKLLTGLIQHDTYHLGMIWVLWD; encoded by the coding sequence ATGAACAACAACCAACTTGAAAAAATAATAGATAATTTAGACACAGTTTTTAGAGGAGATGCTTGGCATGGACCATCGGTAATGGAATTTCTAAACTCAATGCCGCTCGATGTTGTAGATGCAAGAAAAAGTTTCTCGAAGCATACCATCTGCCAAATTGTGTTTCACCTAGCTGCTTGGAGAACTTTTGTATTTGAAAAATTAAACGATAACATTCGCTTTGATTTGGTCGATGATATTGAAAACTACGGCTCTGATGAAGAAATTACAAAAGAGAATTGGTCTAACCTAGTTAATAATTTAAAAACTGCCCAAGAAAAATTGATTAATAAACTAATTGAGTTTGATGATAGTTTATTGAATAGACTTGTCCCCGGACAAGATTATGATTTTTATAAATTATTAACAGGTTTGATTCAACATGATACCTACCATCTAGGAATGATTTGGGTTTTGTGGGATTAA
- a CDS encoding VPS10 domain-containing protein, translating to MNKHLFLFLSICFSITSFAQKKKTNTVLTTAQTSTSQSTNFDKKLISGLNWRNIGPFRAGRSLAVAGHPDHPLTYYFGAVGGGVWKTTDGGANWGHIGDSTFKSSSVGAIAVAPSDPNVIYVGMGEADMRSNISYGDGVYKSTDAGKTWKHVGLPKADAIATIEVHPKDHNLVYVASVGNPFAPNKERGVFRSKDGGKTWDHILAKNDSTGAYHVRIDPNNPRILYATMWQAYRNGYSMSSGGKGSGLYKSFDGGDTWVCLNEKPGMPKGLLGKIGITVSPANSNRLYAMIENAKGGLYTSFDGGEHWTLVNDNKNLWQRPWYYMNLSADPQDENSLIILNVDSFKSNDGGKTIRRLNVHHGDTHDVWINPKNSSNFIIGDDGGAEVTYNDGYTFSDIDIPTAQFYHVHLDNDFPYNVYGSQQDNSTVRIASRTDGNSIGIRDWYPVAGGESGYIAIDPKNSKITYGGSYDGFMTKQNAENNQEQNIMVYPENNMGHTSAEKKYRFQWTYPIIFSPHDDTRLYATSQYVHVTHDGGHSWEIISPDLTRNDPKTTGATGGPITLDQTGAEIYATIFALAESSIERGNIWAGSDDGYIHVTRDNGKNWSNITIPASQLGDFALISTIHTSDFAKGKAYVAATRYMFGDRKPYLFKTNDYGKTWTSIVNGIPADEYTRVLREDPNKEGLLYAGTERAIYVSFDDGASWSPISNNIPVTSIRDIQVHKREKDLVVATHGRSFWILDDVTPLHEIKDNAVADMHLFKPRHSYRMQGGDGGGRRGAPKDEGQNAPNGVIVNYYFKSTPNDEVKLQFLTMSNDTIATYSSKKDVKGEDVKISKDFYEDSEQKRPGILTTDAGLNRFVWNMRYPDATEIQGERSPMWAGGLTGPKVVPGNYKVRLIVGKNTIKEEIAEIKKDPRNPTTDAELKEQFDLLMRIHKKLDENHKAINQMREIKKAVSEYMKSVKDSALISKFQKLTKPMLKNLEELEQSLVQNKARAVQDLLAYPIRLNDKIAGVASVVSSSDSKPTKGSYEVLDELSKKMEKTTDKLKKVIDEDVPAFNKMVLENQIPAINVGKKKEIN from the coding sequence ATGAATAAACATTTATTTTTATTCTTAAGTATCTGCTTTTCTATAACGAGTTTTGCTCAAAAAAAGAAAACTAATACGGTACTTACTACTGCTCAAACCTCCACTTCACAATCAACTAATTTTGATAAAAAACTAATTAGTGGATTAAATTGGAGAAATATTGGTCCGTTTAGAGCGGGACGTTCATTGGCGGTAGCCGGACACCCTGATCATCCACTAACGTACTACTTTGGTGCAGTTGGGGGAGGTGTTTGGAAAACAACGGATGGTGGAGCCAATTGGGGACATATTGGCGATAGTACTTTTAAATCAAGTTCAGTTGGTGCAATTGCTGTAGCTCCTTCAGACCCCAATGTAATTTATGTAGGAATGGGAGAAGCTGATATGAGAAGTAACATCAGTTATGGAGATGGAGTTTATAAATCTACCGATGCTGGAAAAACTTGGAAACATGTTGGTTTGCCTAAAGCTGATGCCATTGCTACGATTGAGGTTCACCCAAAAGACCATAATCTTGTTTACGTGGCTTCAGTAGGAAACCCTTTTGCACCAAATAAGGAAAGAGGTGTTTTTAGAAGTAAAGATGGTGGAAAAACTTGGGACCATATCCTAGCAAAAAATGATAGTACCGGTGCATATCACGTAAGAATTGACCCTAATAACCCAAGAATTCTCTACGCTACTATGTGGCAAGCTTATAGAAATGGCTACAGCATGAGTAGTGGTGGTAAAGGAAGTGGTCTTTACAAATCTTTTGATGGTGGTGATACATGGGTTTGTTTAAATGAAAAACCTGGAATGCCGAAAGGTTTACTCGGTAAAATTGGTATAACTGTTTCTCCTGCAAATTCGAATCGACTTTATGCGATGATTGAAAATGCAAAAGGTGGTCTATATACTTCATTTGATGGCGGTGAACACTGGACATTGGTTAATGATAACAAAAACCTTTGGCAACGCCCTTGGTATTACATGAATTTATCGGCAGACCCACAAGATGAAAATTCTTTGATTATTTTGAATGTTGATTCGTTTAAATCTAATGATGGTGGAAAAACCATTAGAAGATTAAATGTTCATCACGGAGATACTCACGATGTTTGGATTAACCCTAAAAATTCTTCGAATTTCATTATTGGCGATGATGGAGGTGCTGAAGTAACCTATAATGATGGGTATACTTTTTCAGATATTGATATTCCTACGGCACAGTTTTATCATGTTCACTTAGATAATGATTTTCCGTATAATGTTTATGGTTCTCAGCAAGATAATTCAACGGTTAGAATTGCAAGTAGAACTGATGGAAATTCGATTGGCATTCGTGACTGGTACCCTGTTGCTGGTGGTGAATCTGGTTATATTGCAATTGACCCTAAAAACTCGAAAATTACTTACGGTGGCTCTTATGATGGCTTTATGACCAAGCAAAATGCAGAAAATAACCAAGAACAAAATATCATGGTTTACCCAGAAAATAATATGGGTCATACTTCTGCAGAGAAAAAGTATCGTTTTCAATGGACTTACCCAATTATTTTCTCGCCTCATGATGATACTCGTCTGTATGCTACTTCACAGTATGTTCATGTAACACATGATGGTGGACATTCTTGGGAAATTATTAGTCCAGATTTAACAAGAAACGACCCTAAAACTACTGGTGCAACCGGTGGCCCAATTACGTTAGACCAAACTGGTGCAGAAATTTATGCAACAATTTTTGCATTGGCTGAGTCAAGCATTGAAAGAGGCAATATTTGGGCTGGTTCTGATGATGGATATATTCATGTAACTCGTGACAATGGGAAAAATTGGTCAAATATTACAATTCCTGCTTCACAATTAGGTGATTTTGCTTTAATTTCTACTATCCATACTTCAGATTTTGCTAAAGGAAAAGCTTATGTTGCTGCTACTCGCTACATGTTTGGTGATAGAAAACCGTACTTATTTAAAACAAATGATTATGGTAAAACTTGGACAAGCATCGTAAATGGAATTCCTGCTGATGAATATACACGTGTCTTACGTGAAGACCCAAATAAAGAGGGACTTCTATATGCTGGTACTGAAAGAGCAATTTATGTTTCTTTTGATGATGGTGCATCATGGAGCCCAATTTCAAATAATATTCCTGTAACTTCAATTCGTGATATTCAAGTTCATAAACGTGAGAAGGACTTAGTAGTTGCCACTCATGGTCGTTCGTTTTGGATTTTAGATGATGTAACGCCACTTCACGAAATTAAAGACAATGCCGTAGCGGATATGCATTTATTTAAACCAAGACATTCATATAGAATGCAAGGCGGCGATGGTGGTGGAAGAAGGGGAGCACCAAAAGATGAGGGTCAGAATGCACCAAATGGCGTGATAGTTAACTATTATTTTAAATCTACGCCAAACGATGAAGTTAAATTACAGTTCCTTACTATGTCGAATGATACAATTGCCACATACTCAAGTAAGAAAGATGTAAAAGGAGAAGATGTAAAGATTTCTAAAGATTTTTATGAAGATTCTGAGCAGAAAAGACCTGGAATTTTAACTACTGATGCGGGTCTAAATAGATTTGTTTGGAATATGCGTTATCCAGATGCTACTGAAATCCAAGGTGAACGCTCGCCAATGTGGGCAGGTGGATTGACAGGACCGAAAGTAGTTCCGGGAAATTATAAGGTTAGATTAATCGTTGGTAAAAATACTATTAAAGAGGAAATTGCTGAAATCAAAAAGGACCCAAGAAACCCTACTACTGATGCGGAATTGAAAGAACAATTTGATTTGTTGATGAGAATTCATAAGAAATTAGATGAAAATCATAAGGCAATCAATCAAATGCGTGAAATTAAGAAGGCAGTTTCTGAGTACATGAAGAGTGTTAAAGACTCGGCTTTAATTAGTAAATTCCAAAAACTAACAAAGCCAATGCTTAAAAACTTGGAAGAATTAGAGCAGTCTTTGGTACAGAATAAGGCAAGAGCAGTGCAAGACTTACTAGCTTATCCGATTAGATTAAATGATAAGATTGCGGGTGTAGCGAGTGTTGTTTCTAGTTCAGACTCAAAACCAACCAAAGGTTCTTATGAAGTTCTTGATGAATTGAGTAAAAAAATGGAAAAAACTACCGATAAATTGAAAAAGGTTATTGATGAAGATGTACCTGCATTCAATAAAATGGTACTCGAAAATCAGATTCCAGCAATTAATGTTGGTAAGAAGAAAGAAATAAACTAG
- a CDS encoding 3-coathanger stack domain-containing protein, which translates to MNFITKLSFCFFLISHQLISQPPNISWQKVIGGSFYDKCNSIIALEDGGYLLGGQSQSSNFDFVSHKGQYDIFVIKVDKNGNIEWNKNLGGSNNENLRQIIKTSDGNYLCIGETQSNDYDVEGFIGQMDFWVIKISPEGNVIWKKCFGGEGIDEGFTAENTPDGAIVLAGSTESNLPFIENNHGYVDFLVIKINQSGEIIWNKTFGGTANETCKKIKKSKSGGYILAGNTTSSNGDISNHLGEQDIWLLKVDEDFNIIWQQTFGGLDDDFVNALIEDHEGNILATGETYSKDFDAADNHSLDGMRDYFTIKVSADGQKIWTKCHGGSNNEYAREILESMANEYLIIGESYSNDGEAPNNIGTADIWVIKLNPENGEIVWQKKFGSNGHDEPNDMVMNYENDFVFVGNTFPLDFSGDVPVHYGDDDVWLVKLSNNDCVKNLSINIDFLNGEKVFSCKDTIAGTNKIQNQDSKVVYSAGKSIILQNGFTINNGAIFEAKIEGCQ; encoded by the coding sequence ATGAATTTTATAACTAAGCTTTCCTTCTGTTTTTTCTTAATTTCTCATCAATTAATCAGTCAGCCTCCAAACATTTCATGGCAAAAAGTAATCGGTGGAAGTTTCTATGATAAGTGTAATTCCATCATAGCACTCGAGGATGGTGGATATTTACTAGGTGGACAATCTCAATCGAGTAATTTTGATTTCGTTTCGCACAAAGGCCAATATGACATATTTGTAATAAAGGTAGATAAAAATGGCAATATTGAATGGAATAAAAACTTAGGTGGTAGCAATAATGAAAATTTAAGGCAGATTATTAAAACAAGCGATGGAAACTATTTATGTATTGGTGAAACGCAATCCAATGACTATGATGTTGAAGGATTTATTGGGCAAATGGATTTTTGGGTTATTAAAATTTCACCCGAAGGCAATGTAATCTGGAAAAAATGTTTTGGTGGGGAAGGAATTGACGAAGGTTTTACTGCTGAAAATACCCCTGATGGGGCGATTGTCTTGGCTGGCTCAACCGAATCAAATTTACCGTTTATAGAAAATAATCATGGCTATGTTGATTTCTTGGTAATAAAAATTAATCAGAGCGGAGAAATAATTTGGAATAAAACATTTGGTGGAACTGCCAATGAAACCTGCAAAAAAATCAAAAAATCCAAATCAGGTGGCTACATTTTGGCCGGAAATACAACCTCTTCAAATGGTGATATAAGTAATCATTTAGGAGAACAAGATATATGGTTACTTAAAGTAGATGAAGATTTCAATATCATTTGGCAACAAACCTTTGGTGGGTTAGATGATGACTTTGTTAATGCACTAATTGAAGACCATGAAGGGAATATTTTGGCAACTGGAGAAACCTATTCAAAAGATTTCGATGCGGCAGATAACCATAGTTTAGATGGAATGAGAGATTATTTTACTATCAAAGTTTCAGCGGATGGTCAGAAAATTTGGACAAAATGCCACGGTGGTAGTAACAATGAATACGCTAGAGAAATATTAGAAAGTATGGCCAACGAATACTTAATAATTGGCGAATCCTATTCAAATGATGGAGAAGCTCCCAATAACATTGGCACTGCCGATATTTGGGTCATTAAATTGAATCCTGAAAATGGAGAAATTGTATGGCAAAAGAAATTTGGAAGCAATGGTCATGATGAACCAAATGATATGGTAATGAATTATGAAAACGATTTTGTATTCGTAGGAAATACCTTCCCCCTTGATTTTTCGGGCGATGTGCCTGTACATTATGGAGATGATGATGTTTGGCTTGTAAAACTCTCAAACAATGATTGTGTCAAAAATTTGAGTATAAATATAGATTTTCTAAACGGAGAAAAGGTATTTTCATGTAAGGATACGATTGCGGGAACAAACAAAATTCAAAATCAAGATTCTAAAGTTGTTTACTCGGCTGGCAAATCAATCATACTTCAAAATGGTTTTACAATTAATAATGGAGCCATTTTTGAAGCAAAAATTGAAGGTTGTCAATAA
- a CDS encoding EVE domain-containing protein — MNYWLVKSEPFKYSWDDFVKQGVGTWDGVRNYQARNNLASMKLDDLVLFYHSNEGLEVVGIAKIVKEAYPDPTTDDNRWVVVDLVPVEKLPNPVTLKAIKADERLKDIALIRLSRLSVQQLKKDEFDIILSKAYGN, encoded by the coding sequence ATGAATTATTGGCTTGTAAAATCTGAACCTTTCAAATATTCTTGGGATGATTTCGTTAAACAAGGCGTAGGAACTTGGGATGGCGTTAGAAACTACCAAGCAAGAAATAACCTTGCATCAATGAAACTAGATGATTTGGTTCTTTTCTACCATTCAAATGAAGGTCTTGAAGTTGTAGGCATCGCAAAAATCGTTAAGGAGGCATACCCGGACCCAACTACCGATGATAATAGATGGGTTGTTGTTGATTTAGTGCCCGTTGAAAAACTACCTAATCCAGTTACTTTGAAGGCAATAAAAGCCGATGAGCGACTAAAAGACATTGCTCTCATCAGATTATCAAGACTTTCTGTCCAGCAATTAAAAAAAGATGAGTTTGACATTATTCTTTCAAAAGCTTATGGAAATTAA
- a CDS encoding class I SAM-dependent methyltransferase, with the protein MYKLLTPHINSYELLDSGNFEKLERFGDFILARPEPQAVWDKSLSEDIWQKKASAIFRKTKGRDQLSPEERGEWHNLKKMPEKWFMNYIQNDINLKFKLSLSSFKHVGIFPEQAANWQFIEEKLSMMNASGNLQEKPKVLNLFAYTGGASLISKACGADVTHVDAVKQVISWSRENMEASNLTDIRWVVEDALKFVKREVKRGKKYNGIILDPPAYGRGPDGEKWVLEEGINELLKNCLALLDEQNHFFILNLYSMGFSAIIAETIINQNFQEVKKSEMGELVLQDSFNKKLPLGVFYRFSSH; encoded by the coding sequence TTGTATAAATTACTTACTCCTCATATTAATTCATACGAATTACTCGATTCGGGTAATTTTGAGAAACTCGAACGCTTCGGTGATTTTATTCTTGCAAGACCAGAGCCACAAGCCGTTTGGGATAAATCATTGTCGGAAGATATTTGGCAGAAAAAAGCCTCGGCAATTTTTAGAAAAACAAAAGGTCGTGACCAGTTAAGTCCAGAAGAGCGTGGTGAATGGCACAATCTTAAAAAGATGCCAGAGAAATGGTTTATGAATTATATTCAAAATGATATCAATCTGAAATTTAAACTTTCGTTGTCATCATTTAAGCACGTTGGGATTTTTCCAGAGCAAGCAGCTAATTGGCAGTTTATTGAAGAAAAACTTTCAATGATGAATGCTTCTGGAAATTTACAAGAAAAACCCAAAGTATTAAACCTTTTTGCTTATACTGGTGGAGCTTCTCTGATTTCTAAGGCTTGTGGAGCAGATGTTACTCATGTTGATGCGGTGAAACAAGTAATTTCATGGTCGAGGGAAAATATGGAAGCAAGTAATTTAACTGATATCCGATGGGTAGTTGAAGATGCTCTTAAGTTTGTTAAAAGAGAAGTTAAAAGGGGGAAAAAATACAACGGAATTATTCTTGACCCCCCAGCTTATGGCAGAGGCCCAGACGGTGAAAAATGGGTTTTAGAAGAGGGGATAAATGAATTACTAAAGAATTGTTTAGCATTACTTGATGAACAAAATCATTTCTTTATTTTAAATCTTTATTCTATGGGTTTTTCGGCAATAATTGCTGAAACTATCATTAATCAAAACTTTCAAGAAGTAAAAAAATCTGAAATGGGAGAACTTGTACTTCAAGACTCATTCAATAAGAAGCTTCCTTTAGGGGTGTTTTATAGATTCAGTTCTCACTGA
- a CDS encoding tetratricopeptide repeat protein — MLNYIRKYLFLLVSVLLYACGQDSRDRSKIPPTPFQTESIQNIASLEALTDAIRSNPSLAENYYKRAIILHKMGDNQKALEDINRADRLKQNTGKYLYIKALILRDMKQYREAYAFAQSAEILNVDTPELYTLLGHLSQQRNDLKNAEQYLAKSLQIAPFDGETYFYQGTLAARKGDTVTAILKMTRALDMKPTFKVGYSTLTDVLKNRRLYDSALAVNKSALAQFPKDADFYVDRGLVFYKFGRLDSSLVYYDKAFAIDSKRFDALLYSATIYFKWKNYTKALEYYEKVLEANPNTPNINYSIALTYEQLGSLNKAEEYLKTAVEKDPNNIPAIIALNRVSGRINSDLGVYEAPIPLPTKRAQGTNVASKPVIEEPKKLLDTSRIRVNIIAPKKKITIKTDTSRKLKL; from the coding sequence ATGTTAAATTATATAAGAAAATACCTTTTTTTACTCGTTTCAGTGCTCTTGTATGCGTGCGGGCAGGATAGTCGTGACCGTTCAAAAATTCCTCCAACTCCTTTTCAAACAGAGAGCATTCAAAATATTGCATCTTTAGAAGCCTTGACTGACGCAATTAGAAGTAACCCGAGTTTGGCCGAAAATTATTACAAGAGAGCAATTATTCTTCATAAAATGGGGGATAACCAAAAAGCACTTGAAGATATCAATCGAGCTGACAGATTAAAGCAAAATACAGGAAAGTATCTTTATATTAAAGCCTTGATTCTTCGAGATATGAAACAATATCGAGAAGCTTATGCCTTTGCACAAAGTGCTGAAATATTAAATGTTGACACTCCAGAACTCTATACATTATTAGGTCATTTATCACAACAACGAAATGACCTAAAAAATGCCGAACAGTATTTGGCAAAATCATTGCAAATTGCTCCATTTGATGGTGAAACTTATTTTTATCAAGGAACTTTAGCCGCACGTAAGGGAGATACTGTTACTGCTATTCTAAAAATGACTAGAGCTCTTGATATGAAACCAACTTTTAAAGTCGGTTATTCAACTTTAACAGATGTTTTAAAAAATAGAAGGTTGTACGATTCTGCTTTAGCTGTTAATAAAAGTGCCTTGGCTCAATTTCCGAAAGATGCAGATTTTTATGTTGATAGAGGTTTAGTTTTTTACAAATTTGGAAGATTAGACTCTTCACTTGTTTATTATGACAAAGCCTTTGCTATTGATAGTAAAAGATTTGATGCATTGTTATATTCTGCAACCATATATTTTAAATGGAAAAATTATACTAAAGCTTTAGAGTATTATGAAAAAGTTTTAGAAGCAAATCCTAATACACCAAATATAAATTACTCAATTGCATTGACCTACGAGCAGTTAGGTTCATTGAATAAGGCAGAAGAATATTTAAAAACAGCCGTTGAAAAAGACCCTAACAATATTCCAGCAATTATTGCTTTAAATAGAGTATCAGGAAGAATCAACTCTGATTTAGGTGTTTATGAAGCTCCTATTCCTTTACCAACCAAAAGAGCTCAAGGAACTAACGTTGCTAGTAAACCAGTTATAGAAGAACCTAAAAAGCTTTTAGATACTTCCAGAATTAGGGTTAATATTATTGCTCCTAAGAAAAAGATAACCATTAAGACAGATACTTCACGTAAATTGAAGTTGTAA
- the thrS gene encoding threonine--tRNA ligase — protein sequence MIKITLPDGSVREYPKGTSSYDVALSISEGLARNVLAAKVNGTVQDANLPIETDSTLQLLTWNDTDGKSTFWHSSAHLMAEALETLYPKVKFWVGPPLENGFYYDVDTNGEAISNDDFKKIEDKMLELARQKNDYIRIPMAKAEAIKYFEEKGDEYKLDLLSGLEDGSITFYKQGNFTDLCRGPHIPNTGFIKAAKIMNVAGAYFKGDQNNKMLTRIYGVTFPKQKELDDYLQMLEEAKRRDHRRLGQELELFTFSEKVGKGLPLWLPKGAMLRERLENFLRKAQVKAGYQQVVTPHIGSKQLYQTSGHWEKYGKDSFQPINTPEEGEEFLLKPMNCPHHCEIFRSRPRSYRELPLRLAEFGTVYRYEQSGELHGLTRVRGFTQDDAHIFCTDDQVENEFKKVIDLVLYVFKSLGFEDFSAQVSLRDPENKTKYFGSDEAWDKAENAIRRAAAEKGLKTVEELGEAAFYGPKLDFMVKDALGRKWQLGTIQVDYQLPQRFELEYVGADNQKHRPVMIHRAPFGSMERFIAILIENTAGNFPLWLSPDQIAILPISEKYEDYANEVFLTLQEQDIRGYVDHRDEKIGRKIRDAEVNKLPLMLIVGEKEAEEGKVSVRRKGEGDLGAMTVEEFINYAKTEIYKNIPQFK from the coding sequence ATGATAAAAATTACATTACCGGACGGAAGCGTAAGAGAATATCCAAAAGGTACATCGAGTTATGATGTTGCCCTCTCAATTAGTGAGGGTTTAGCAAGAAATGTATTGGCTGCCAAAGTAAATGGCACGGTTCAAGATGCCAATTTGCCAATCGAAACAGATTCAACCTTGCAACTTTTGACGTGGAATGATACGGACGGAAAATCAACATTTTGGCATTCGTCAGCTCACCTAATGGCCGAGGCCCTAGAAACTTTATATCCTAAAGTTAAATTCTGGGTTGGACCACCACTTGAGAATGGTTTTTATTATGACGTTGATACAAATGGCGAGGCAATCTCTAATGATGATTTCAAGAAAATCGAAGATAAAATGCTTGAATTAGCTCGTCAGAAGAATGATTATATCAGAATTCCGATGGCAAAAGCAGAAGCCATTAAATACTTCGAAGAGAAAGGCGATGAATATAAACTTGATTTACTTTCAGGTTTAGAAGATGGTTCGATTACTTTCTACAAACAAGGAAATTTCACTGACCTTTGTCGTGGCCCACACATTCCAAATACAGGCTTTATCAAAGCTGCTAAAATTATGAATGTGGCAGGTGCTTATTTCAAAGGCGACCAAAATAATAAAATGCTCACGCGTATTTATGGAGTCACATTTCCTAAACAAAAAGAGCTAGATGATTATTTACAAATGTTGGAAGAGGCTAAGCGTCGTGACCACCGTCGTTTAGGTCAAGAATTAGAATTGTTTACTTTCTCTGAAAAAGTAGGTAAGGGTTTACCATTGTGGTTGCCTAAAGGTGCCATGCTTCGTGAACGTTTAGAGAATTTTCTCAGAAAAGCACAAGTGAAAGCAGGGTATCAGCAAGTAGTAACTCCACATATTGGTAGTAAACAACTTTATCAAACTTCAGGACACTGGGAGAAATATGGTAAAGATTCTTTCCAACCGATTAATACGCCAGAAGAAGGAGAGGAGTTTTTATTGAAACCAATGAATTGCCCCCACCACTGTGAAATTTTCCGCTCACGCCCAAGAAGTTACCGTGAATTACCATTACGTTTAGCTGAATTCGGTACTGTTTATCGTTACGAACAAAGTGGTGAATTACATGGTTTAACACGTGTAAGAGGCTTTACTCAAGATGATGCTCACATTTTCTGTACGGATGACCAAGTAGAAAATGAATTCAAGAAAGTTATTGATTTGGTACTTTATGTATTTAAATCTTTAGGTTTTGAAGATTTCTCTGCTCAAGTTTCCTTGCGTGACCCTGAAAATAAAACTAAATATTTTGGTTCAGATGAAGCATGGGATAAAGCTGAAAATGCCATTCGTAGAGCAGCCGCAGAAAAAGGCTTGAAAACAGTTGAAGAATTAGGAGAAGCTGCTTTTTATGGCCCTAAACTTGACTTTATGGTGAAAGATGCCTTGGGTCGTAAGTGGCAATTAGGTACTATTCAAGTAGATTATCAATTACCACAACGTTTTGAATTAGAATACGTAGGTGCCGATAATCAAAAGCATCGCCCAGTAATGATTCACCGTGCACCATTTGGTTCTATGGAGCGTTTCATTGCTATTTTGATTGAAAATACAGCAGGTAATTTCCCGCTTTGGCTTTCACCTGACCAAATTGCAATTCTTCCAATTTCAGAAAAATACGAAGATTATGCCAATGAGGTTTTCTTGACTTTACAAGAACAAGACATCAGAGGTTATGTTGACCATCGTGATGAAAAAATTGGTAGAAAGATTCGTGATGCTGAGGTAAATAAATTGCCTTTGATGCTTATTGTTGGTGAAAAAGAGGCTGAAGAGGGTAAAGTTTCGGTTAGAAGAAAAGGAGAGGGTGATTTAGGAGCGATGACAGTTGAAGAATTTATCAACTACGCCAAGACTGAAATTTATAAAAACATACCTCAGTTTAAATAA
- the infC gene encoding translation initiation factor IF-3 has product MAQQPFNRNFKKPVQKEDEHRINQRIRVPQVRLVGDNVEQGIFETAQALAMAQEQGLDLVEIVPTANPPVCRVIDYSKFKYDQKKKQKEIKAKAAKTVIKEIRFGPQTDDHDFAFKLKHAVEFLKEGAKVKAYVHFVGRQIVFKDQGAELLKRFIAGLEEYGKPEGELKLEGKRMIVFLAPKPKK; this is encoded by the coding sequence ATGGCACAACAACCATTCAATCGTAATTTCAAAAAACCAGTACAGAAGGAAGACGAGCACCGAATTAATCAACGAATCCGTGTACCTCAAGTTCGTTTAGTAGGTGATAACGTCGAGCAGGGCATTTTCGAAACTGCACAAGCCCTCGCAATGGCTCAAGAGCAGGGCTTAGATTTAGTAGAAATCGTACCAACTGCAAATCCTCCAGTTTGTAGAGTGATTGATTACTCTAAGTTTAAGTATGACCAGAAGAAGAAACAAAAGGAAATCAAAGCAAAAGCTGCCAAAACAGTAATTAAGGAAATTCGCTTTGGTCCACAAACAGATGACCATGACTTTGCCTTTAAGCTTAAACATGCTGTTGAATTTTTGAAGGAAGGTGCTAAAGTAAAGGCTTATGTGCATTTTGTTGGAAGACAAATTGTATTTAAAGACCAAGGTGCTGAACTATTAAAACGTTTTATTGCAGGTTTAGAAGAATACGGTAAGCCAGAGGGCGAACTCAAATTAGAAGGAAAAAGAATGATTGTCTTTCTTGCTCCAAAACCTAAGAAATAA